GTTCGTCGACGTGCTGCTCGGTCACCGGCGTGATCGTCAGGTGGGTGGTGTGCGGCAGTCGCGTGCCGTTGGGCTGGCCGAGGCCAGGCTGCTGTTGCAGGATCCACCCGTGGGCGCGAACCCGGTTTGCCCAATGGTGCGGGTCGACGCGACGCTCAGCCGGCACCGTGTCGTCCATCGCGACGGCAATCAGTGGGCCGACCGGGTCACCAACGACGCGCAATCCGTCGATGGCGGCGATCTCGTCGCGCAACCGCGAGGTCGCTCGCGCGCACGCGCCGGCCAGCTGGGCGAAGCCATCCGTGCCGAGCCGCTGAATGATCGCCCACGCCGCCGCGAGCGCGCCCGCCGATTTCGAACCGAGCAACGTCGGATTCACGACCGGATAGCCCGGCCACCGGGTGGTCGCGAAATATTGTGCACGTTGCCGATCCCGGCCGCGCTGCAGCAGCACGCTGACACCCTTTGGCGCGTAACCGTACTTGTGCAGGTCCGCAGAAATGCTGGTCACACCGGGCACGCGTAGATCCCAGGCGGCGAGGTCTACCCCGGATGCGTCCGGCCAGAACGGCAGGATCCAGCCGCCGATGCACGCATCCACGTGGCACGCGATTCCAGAAGCCGCGCACGCCGCCGCGACCTCGACGACCGGGTCCAGCGCGGCAAACGGATACGACGGCGCCGAGACCACAGCGACCGCGACATCCGGGCCGAGCCTCGAGATCAGCGCAGCGGCGGAGAGCCTGCCGGTGTCGGGGTCGACGGCGACGAGGTCCAACTCGAGTCCGAACAGGTGGGCTGCCTTCTGGAAAGCAGCGTGCACGGTCACGGGCGCCAGCAGACGAGGACGACCGATCCCACCCGCAGCGACCCAGACATCACGCGCTGTCTTGACCGCCAACAGGCAGGATTCGGTGCCACCGGTCGTGACTGAGCCCACCACCTCGCCGTCTGCATCACCGTCTCCACCGAGCAACGTGCGCGCGAAACCGACGACCTCGCGCTCGAGCACGGCGACGGACGTGAACGTGGTGGGGTCCAGTCCATTGACGGATTGCATGGCAAGTGCGGCAGCAGCGGCGAGTTCGTCCAGGTCGGCGCGACCGGCATCGTACACATACGACAGCACGCGTCCACCATAAGTTGGGGCATCCGCCTGCCGCAGGGTGTGAAGCCGATCGAGAATCGCAGTGACTTCAACGCCCATCGATGTCTCCCTTTCGCAATCGATATTTCAGTAACGGAATGAGGCTGACGGCAATCAGGGCGCCGGGCACCACACTGAAACTCAGCACGATCCCGGTCACAGCCTCGGCCGACTGCGCCACCGTGGCTGTGCCGGAGTGCGCCAGATAGCCGGTCGCAGCCAACACGATCGACAGCACAGTCGCGCCGAGCGCCATTCCCGTGGTCTCCCCCGCCGTCCACATTCCGCCGAAGATCCCAGCACGGCCCGGGCCGTTGCTGACCGCATCGTGCGAGATCACGTCGGGCAACATTGCCATCGGCAACGACTGCATGCCTGCATAGCCCGCTCCGCAGAGAGCGACCGGCAGATACACCCAAGGCCCAGGCGCCCAGATCAGCAGCACCATCGACAGTGCCGCAATCCCGAACAGAATGCTGGCGAAGAGGAATCCGCGCTCCTTGCCGATCCGGCGCGAGATCACGCCCCACAGCGGCGTCACCAGCAGCGCCGGGCCAATCAGGGCGATGAACAGGAACGTCACGGCATCCTCGGAATGCAGTACCCACGTGGCCACGTAGTTCGCTCCAGCAAGCATCAGACCGGTCGCCATCCCCTGCAGCAGGAACGCGAGCAGCAGAGCCCGGAACGGCTGCGACTGACGCAGTGATCGGATGCCTTCTGCGTAGTGAGCGCGCAGCGACACCTTCGCCCGCGACACCACACCGGCTATCGGCAGCTGTTTCGGTGCAACGAAACTGGAGACCACCATGCCGACGCCGATCACGACACCGGCCGCAACCGCCATGATGAAGTAGCCGAGATACGGGTTGTCCCCACCGACCGAACGCAACGCAGGTCCGCCCGCCCCGAACAGCAGAATCGCGAAGGTCAACACCACGACTCGCCAGGTCAGCAGTCGCGTGCGCTGGTCATAGCCGTCGGAAAGCTCGGCGGGCAGTGCGATATACGGCACCTGGAACAGGCTGAACGCGGTCGCCGTGAGCAAGAACGCCACGAACACCCACAGGCCGCCGGCAAGCGGCGGAGCGCCGGCCGGCACGGCGAAGGTCAGGATGAAGAACAGCGGCAGACTGATGCCGCCGAGCAGCATCAGCCCTCGGCGCGAACCGGCGTGCGCCAGCTGCCGATCGCTGCGCGCGCCGATCAGTGGATCGATGATGACGTCCCAGATCTTCGCCGCTGTGACGAGGATTCCAGCGGCCAGCGCGGCAACGCCGAGGGTGTCCGTGAGGTAGTACACCAACACCAGCCCGGGCAGGGTGGAGAACCCGCCCGTTCCGAGCGATCCGATCGCGTAGCGCGCTACGGTTCTTCGGGAAAGCACCCGCTCCATTACGGTCATTCGGGCAGCCTATCGAATGATGGGCTGCCCGAACCCCGCGGTCACGCCCGGGCGGCCTCCGACTATGGTGCCGCGGCGCCGTCGCGGAGTTTCCGCGTCACTGCCACTCACTCACCTGCCGCTTGCTCGACTGGCGTCAGCCCCAACGTCGGATAGTCGAGGTAGCCGCGCTCGTCCCCACCGTAGAACGTGCTGCGATCCGGGGTGTTCAGGGGGGCACCGAGTGTGAGCCGATCGACGAGATCCGGGTTGGCCAGCACCAGGCTTCCGACCGTGACCACGTCTGCGAGACCCTCTTCGACATCGCGCACGCGGGCGCTGAGGTCAGATCCAGCACGATTGAGCAGCAGCGTACCCGGCCAGAGGCCGCGCACATTGCGCAGAACAGCGTCGTCGTTGGACGCGATATGCAGGTACGCGAGATCCAACGGTGCAAGTGCCCGGATGAGCGCGCTGTACAGCTCGTCCACATCATCCTCGACGATGTCGCCAAGAGTACTTCCCGGCGAAACGCGAATACCGGTGCGGCCGGCTCCGATCTCCTCGGCGACGGCCGCAGCCACTTCTACGCTCAGCCGAATGCGGTTGGCAATCGATCCGCCGTATTCGTCGGTGCGACGGTTTGCGTTGCTCGACAAGAACTGCTGCAGGAGGTATCCGTTCGCAGCGTGGATCTCCACGCCGTCGGCGCCCGCGGCGATCGCCGTTCTGGCGGCGTGGCGGAACTCCTCGACAATGCCGCGCACTTCTGTACTCGATAACTCTCTTGGCTCCGGAATCGGCTGCATTCCGGTGCTCGTGAACATCGAACCCGCCGGTGCAACCGCAGACGGTGCGACGGGCTGGCGGCCGTGTGGCGTGTTCTGGGGATGAGAGACGCGACCAACGTGCATCAGCTGAATCACGATCCGGCCGCCGGCCTCGTGCACGGCGTCGGTGACATTGCGCCATCCGTCGATGTGCTCGTCGGTGTAGATACCGGGGGTGAGCAGGTAACCTTGGCCGTCTTCGGAAGGCTGGGTGCCCTCAGTGATGATCAGCGCCATGGACGCGCGCTGGGCGTAGTAGCGCACGTTCAACTGGCTGGGAGCGCCGTTGGCGTGCGAGCGGTCGCGGGTCATCGGCGCCATCGCGAGCCGATGCGGCAGCTGGAGGTCACCGACCCGCGTCGGCTGCCACAGTGCTGCGAGTGCTGCGGGGCCAATGGGCACAGTCGGATCAATCGTTTCGTTCGTCGTTGTCATGAGGTTCTCCTGGTCGATGTTGTGCGTGGTTGTGGCGGAAAATAGTTGTTCGCGCGAGTTCACGCTGAGTGCACGAGTTCCGCGACGTACTCCTCGATCGAACGCGGTGTGCGCCCGAGAAGCGATTGGAGCGCGAAGGGATTCCCTCCGTGGAAACCGTGCTGGTCGTAGTCGGCAAACATGCTCAGCAGTCCTGCGGGCATTCGCCGATTCGGCATACCCGCCGGAAGGTCCTCAGCGATGATCTGCATGCCGGATGCTGCGCTGAAGACTTCGGCCAATCGCATCCGGTCGATCATGCCGCCGCCGGCCAGCTCGAACGTGCCGTACGACGCCCGCGCATCGGTGAACGCGAGTGCCGCGACAGCGGCCACGTCACGATAGTCGACATATGTCATCTGGGAGTGCTTCGACCACGGCATGACGAGCATGCCGCTGCTGCGGGCCTGCTGCCAGGCACCGTCAAGCCCCTGCATGAACATCGCAGGCTGCAGGATCGTGAAATCGAGGTCCGACGCGTACAGTGCGGCTTCGATCGGGCGCGTGCTCGCGTGGTTCTCGAGGGGAAGTGACGGATGGTAGACGCCGGAGTAGACAATCTTGCGCACCCCGGACCGCTGCGCAGCGGCGATGAATGCAAGGCCGAGTTCCGTCGCATCGGGCGCGAACGCGGGAGTGATCAGGAACGCGCCGTCAACGCCCTCGAGCGCGGCGTCAAGGCTATCAGGGTCGCGGAGGTCGGCGAATACGGTCTCCTGGGCACCCAGACTTTGCGGAACGCCTGCCTTGGACTTGTCGTGCACGAGGCCCCGCACCTCATGCCCCGCACGCACGGCAGCCGGCACCACAAGGTGAGCGACCGCGCCGGTCGCGCCCGTTGCAAGAATCTTCATGACAATACTCCTTTTCATAGTTACATGTTCGAACAGGTAATACTCAATCGCCTTTATTCCCGGAAATTAAAATCTCTGACATGGTCTACATACTGTTCGAACAGTTATGATCTAAACTGGAGACCGAGCACAAGGGAGCATGCTGATGGTGGCGCAATCGCAGGCCGGTCAAACGGCCACCCCCGAGCAGGGAATCAACGGCGCACACGGGGCCGCTCGAAGGCCGACGACCGCGGCAGGCGGCCCGATCAGCCACGCGATCTTCCGCGTCGCACGCCTTCACCGGATGCTCGCCGGCTCACTTCTGCGGGCCACTGGCTTGTACCCTGGCCAAGAGTTGGTGATGATGCACCTCTGGGACCACGGAGAGCAACGACAGATCGACCTCGTCAGGGTTCTCGACTCCGATGCAGCGACAATGACCCGCACGATTCAGCGACTCGAGCGGGCAGGGTTCGTGCGCCGCCGGCCGGATCCAACCGACGCGCGCGCCTGGTTGATCGAGCCGACCCCCGCCAGCATGCACTTGCGCACTGAACTCGACACGATCTGGCGGCAGCTGGAGCAGCTCACCATCGGCTCATTCGACCCGGAGCGCGAACAGGCCGCCCTCGCGACGCTCGAGGCTCTCGAACGCAACCTGGTTGCCGCCACCGCGGAGCGCTAGCGGGCGGCTCAGGTCGCTTCTGAGTCGAACGGCGGCATGACGTTCGCCGCAGTCACGAGCTCACCACTACGATCGGCGGGTGCGTCATCCCCAGATGCAGCCGTTTCGGCATCGACGGCAGCCACCTCACTGGACGGTGCATCGACCCCTTCAGCGGAGCCGGCCGTAACGCCGGCATCCGCGCCAGGTTCAGCGGAATCCGACGCGGGTTCAGCGGCATCCGCTTCGATGACAGCCGTGGGAGTGACATCCGGATCGGGCCGGGTGATTCGCGGTTCGTCGTCGTCTTCAAGCAGTGCGTCGCGGATGATGCGCCGCGGGTCGTACTGGCGAGGATCGAGCTTCTTCCAGTCGACCTCGTCGAACTCGGGGCCCATCTCGTCGCGCATGCGGTCTTTGGCATTATTGGCCATATTGCGCAGATTGCGCACCAGCTTTGCGAGCTGTCCGGCGTAGTGCGGCAGACGCTCAGGCCCGAGCAAAAAGACAGCGATCAGCCCAATAATGAGCAGCTTCTCGAAGGTCAATCCGAACACTAGTTCAGACTAACGTGTGCAGCCTGCACGTTTGATACCAGTCCTGCCCCTATCCTTAGCGCAGGGAGGCCGTTTCGTCGTGTCAGACAAAGACAAAAACTGGAAATTCGCGAACGACATCATCGCCGAAAGTGAGGTGATCGCCCGGGCACGTGTGCAATCGATCGAGCTCGGCATCAACCCGATCGGTGCGGCCATCGGTGCCCAGGCTGCGGTGGTCGTCGCTGCGACGGGTGCTTCCAATGTGGTAGAAATCGGCACAGGAGTCGGTGTCTCCGGCCTGTGGCTGCTCACCGGTGGCACCAGGGCGATGCTGACGTCGATCGATTCCGAACTGGATCACCAGCAGCACGCCCGGGTGAATTTCACGGACGCAGGCATCGCAGCCAACCGAGTGCGGCTCATCACCGGACGCGCGCTGGATGTCTTGCCGCGGATGAATGAGAACGTCTACGACATCGTTTTCGTCGACGCGGACCCGGCATCCGTCATCGAGTACGTCGAGCACGGATTGCGTCTGGTTCGTCCAGGAGGCACGGTGCTCGTCGCACACGCCCTGTGGAAGGGTCGGGTCGCTGATCCTGCTCAACGCGATGAGGTCGCGACGGGGTTCCGCACTCTCGTGACCGAGATTGCAGCATCCGGCGCCGTTGTCAGCGCACTGTCACCGGTCGGCGACGGGCTGCTTCAGATTACGAAACTCTCCGACTGACGAGCTTTACGCGTTCTTCACGCGTTGACGACGCTGGCGAGTGCGTCGTGGAGCTCCTTGGCCTCGGCGTCATTGACCGAAACAACCAAGCGGCCACCACCCTCGAGCGGGACGCGCACGATAATCAGGCGCCCCTCCTTCACGGCCTCCATGGGTCCGTCTCCGGTCCTCGGCTTCATGGCCGCCATGTAGCTCCCCTTTCGTGGATGTACTACCCATTATCGGCCATGACCGGGTGCCCTGCGAAATCGAGCAGCCGATCGCCCGCCGCGAACAGCGTGATCGTATCGATGTTGCGTGGCCGGTCTACGGTGGAGACCAGTCAGCGCCGTCTACTCCCCAGCAGATGAGCAGCCAACCGACCTGGCCGGCAATGGAAAGCACGATCAACGCCGTGCGATACATTCTGCTCTTGGGTATGGCCAGCGCGCCGAGCAACGGGAACATCGGCATCAGAAGGCGGAATGTGCTCGATTGCG
The Rathayibacter sp. SW19 DNA segment above includes these coding regions:
- a CDS encoding pyridoxal phosphate-dependent decarboxylase family protein, translating into MGVEVTAILDRLHTLRQADAPTYGGRVLSYVYDAGRADLDELAAAAALAMQSVNGLDPTTFTSVAVLEREVVGFARTLLGGDGDADGEVVGSVTTGGTESCLLAVKTARDVWVAAGGIGRPRLLAPVTVHAAFQKAAHLFGLELDLVAVDPDTGRLSAAALISRLGPDVAVAVVSAPSYPFAALDPVVEVAAACAASGIACHVDACIGGWILPFWPDASGVDLAAWDLRVPGVTSISADLHKYGYAPKGVSVLLQRGRDRQRAQYFATTRWPGYPVVNPTLLGSKSAGALAAAWAIIQRLGTDGFAQLAGACARATSRLRDEIAAIDGLRVVGDPVGPLIAVAMDDTVPAERRVDPHHWANRVRAHGWILQQQPGLGQPNGTRLPHTTHLTITPVTEQHVDELTGVLRLSADEARGMPTATAEQVLGALPAELVIALSASDAAPLDSASAFSLLRRIGLIGQSDDGRLPDRMAPFLALVEGLPHPLTERLLTELLARVVEPL
- a CDS encoding MFS transporter translates to MTVMERVLSRRTVARYAIGSLGTGGFSTLPGLVLVYYLTDTLGVAALAAGILVTAAKIWDVIIDPLIGARSDRQLAHAGSRRGLMLLGGISLPLFFILTFAVPAGAPPLAGGLWVFVAFLLTATAFSLFQVPYIALPAELSDGYDQRTRLLTWRVVVLTFAILLFGAGGPALRSVGGDNPYLGYFIMAVAAGVVIGVGMVVSSFVAPKQLPIAGVVSRAKVSLRAHYAEGIRSLRQSQPFRALLLAFLLQGMATGLMLAGANYVATWVLHSEDAVTFLFIALIGPALLVTPLWGVISRRIGKERGFLFASILFGIAALSMVLLIWAPGPWVYLPVALCGAGYAGMQSLPMAMLPDVISHDAVSNGPGRAGIFGGMWTAGETTGMALGATVLSIVLAATGYLAHSGTATVAQSAEAVTGIVLSFSVVPGALIAVSLIPLLKYRLRKGDIDGR
- a CDS encoding alkene reductase, whose translation is MTTTNETIDPTVPIGPAALAALWQPTRVGDLQLPHRLAMAPMTRDRSHANGAPSQLNVRYYAQRASMALIITEGTQPSEDGQGYLLTPGIYTDEHIDGWRNVTDAVHEAGGRIVIQLMHVGRVSHPQNTPHGRQPVAPSAVAPAGSMFTSTGMQPIPEPRELSSTEVRGIVEEFRHAARTAIAAGADGVEIHAANGYLLQQFLSSNANRRTDEYGGSIANRIRLSVEVAAAVAEEIGAGRTGIRVSPGSTLGDIVEDDVDELYSALIRALAPLDLAYLHIASNDDAVLRNVRGLWPGTLLLNRAGSDLSARVRDVEEGLADVVTVGSLVLANPDLVDRLTLGAPLNTPDRSTFYGGDERGYLDYPTLGLTPVEQAAGE
- a CDS encoding SDR family oxidoreductase, producing the protein MKILATGATGAVAHLVVPAAVRAGHEVRGLVHDKSKAGVPQSLGAQETVFADLRDPDSLDAALEGVDGAFLITPAFAPDATELGLAFIAAAQRSGVRKIVYSGVYHPSLPLENHASTRPIEAALYASDLDFTILQPAMFMQGLDGAWQQARSSGMLVMPWSKHSQMTYVDYRDVAAVAALAFTDARASYGTFELAGGGMIDRMRLAEVFSAASGMQIIAEDLPAGMPNRRMPAGLLSMFADYDQHGFHGGNPFALQSLLGRTPRSIEEYVAELVHSA
- a CDS encoding MarR family winged helix-turn-helix transcriptional regulator translates to MVAQSQAGQTATPEQGINGAHGAARRPTTAAGGPISHAIFRVARLHRMLAGSLLRATGLYPGQELVMMHLWDHGEQRQIDLVRVLDSDAATMTRTIQRLERAGFVRRRPDPTDARAWLIEPTPASMHLRTELDTIWRQLEQLTIGSFDPEREQAALATLEALERNLVAATAER
- a CDS encoding O-methyltransferase produces the protein MSDKDKNWKFANDIIAESEVIARARVQSIELGINPIGAAIGAQAAVVVAATGASNVVEIGTGVGVSGLWLLTGGTRAMLTSIDSELDHQQHARVNFTDAGIAANRVRLITGRALDVLPRMNENVYDIVFVDADPASVIEYVEHGLRLVRPGGTVLVAHALWKGRVADPAQRDEVATGFRTLVTEIAASGAVVSALSPVGDGLLQITKLSD
- a CDS encoding DUF3117 domain-containing protein; amino-acid sequence: MAAMKPRTGDGPMEAVKEGRLIIVRVPLEGGGRLVVSVNDAEAKELHDALASVVNA